From a region of the Vibrio orientalis CIP 102891 = ATCC 33934 genome:
- a CDS encoding AAA family ATPase, producing the protein MKPLKLTLQAFGPFAKTEQVDFTQLGSNPLFLINGPTGSGKTSILDAICFALYGETTGNERQGVQMRCDQAAANLLTEISLEFALHDKRYRVIRAPEQEAPKARGEGTTTRKHTASLYEITGEERLITSKTAQVKTEVTALLGLNESQFRQVMVLPQGKFRELLLASSKDREAIFGQLFQTDIYKKIEFALKDRALSISKSKDELDNQIRGALQVGEVGTEQELNGKLTEANEQSAQAKVAEQTSSEKLSQSKAKLQQMTALNGQFVKLEQGRAALKTHQEQQAVITERNSALERATQANKLEAPYSQWQSSLKQVTEFEQKLAALNADKEQAQVMLKQSEAQHQKATIEAEQLPALNEKLFKLDQTQQKLMDRAQQQSNVNALEQKKLEQQQTLDKYVAFKDKLASDALKGSQDLEQARRDVTEKVTLEAELASSQRLVSDLRKLAHIKGEQASLDKQTELKQSAKQALQTELASKQKLANEVELDWHNAQAAVLAQKLETDRPCPVCGSCTHPSPASFVGNEVSKQQVESARQIERAALDQFNQASSTLGQHLALCEQNRAMVKAAEVELGDKATLNIAEVEEQLNQRQLRLQHLSTIDVIKMEQMVTELNQRCSDGETKINQLKEEISANDTALKLSIEQLEKLTIAINGEFNTVEEVEVKRAQMQQIMLQLKQALEGAQSQVQQAAIRQSNLESQTMTHNELLSQAVKQRELNEQAWHSALQATSFASEQQFLASRSTPSELEMWQNEITQYNRTSVQLEQTISDLEQALVDMQQPNLEQEQQSVEQQQTEYLQTRTALDVTQSTLHRLEKVAQDIAQLHEKNRKLEAEYKVYGTLYDVASGKTGSRVSLHRFVLGVLLDDVLIQASQRLSIMSRGRYQLVRKTEGFKGAAGRGLDLSVEDGYTGKVRDVATLSGGESFMAALALALGLSDVVQSYSGGIRLDTLFIDEGFGSLDPESLDLAMQILVDLQQSGRTIGVISHISELKEQMPLRLDVESSRVGSSIRLVGTH; encoded by the coding sequence ATGAAACCATTAAAACTCACGCTGCAAGCATTTGGTCCTTTTGCCAAGACTGAACAAGTCGATTTTACTCAGCTTGGTAGTAATCCTCTTTTCTTAATTAACGGCCCAACGGGTTCCGGTAAGACGTCGATTTTAGATGCGATTTGCTTCGCGCTATATGGCGAAACCACAGGTAATGAACGCCAAGGCGTGCAAATGCGTTGCGATCAGGCCGCGGCAAACTTATTGACTGAGATTAGCTTAGAGTTTGCTTTGCATGATAAACGTTACCGTGTGATACGCGCCCCTGAACAAGAAGCGCCAAAAGCACGCGGCGAAGGAACAACAACGCGTAAACATACAGCGTCGTTGTACGAGATTACCGGTGAAGAGCGCTTGATTACTAGTAAAACAGCGCAAGTCAAAACAGAGGTAACGGCGTTATTAGGGCTAAACGAAAGCCAGTTCCGTCAGGTCATGGTATTACCACAGGGTAAATTCCGCGAACTACTGCTGGCTAGCTCGAAAGACAGAGAAGCGATATTTGGTCAGCTATTTCAAACGGATATCTATAAAAAAATCGAATTCGCTTTAAAAGATCGTGCACTCTCAATCAGTAAATCGAAGGATGAACTCGATAACCAAATCCGTGGTGCCCTGCAGGTGGGAGAGGTCGGTACTGAGCAAGAGTTGAACGGTAAGCTTACCGAAGCGAATGAACAATCTGCTCAAGCTAAGGTTGCCGAGCAAACAAGTTCAGAAAAGCTTAGTCAATCGAAAGCCAAGCTACAGCAGATGACCGCGCTTAATGGACAGTTTGTGAAACTAGAGCAGGGAAGGGCTGCTTTAAAAACGCACCAAGAACAGCAAGCCGTTATCACAGAGCGCAACTCCGCATTAGAGCGAGCAACACAAGCGAACAAACTAGAAGCGCCATATTCGCAGTGGCAATCTAGCTTAAAGCAAGTCACTGAATTTGAACAAAAGCTAGCCGCGCTAAACGCGGATAAAGAGCAAGCACAAGTGATGTTAAAGCAGAGTGAAGCTCAACATCAAAAAGCAACTATCGAAGCAGAGCAACTCCCGGCTTTGAATGAGAAATTGTTCAAGCTAGACCAAACTCAGCAGAAGTTAATGGACCGAGCTCAGCAGCAATCAAACGTGAATGCGTTAGAGCAAAAAAAGCTTGAGCAACAGCAAACATTAGATAAATACGTGGCTTTCAAAGATAAGCTCGCAAGTGACGCTCTGAAAGGCAGTCAAGACTTAGAGCAAGCTCGGAGGGATGTTACCGAGAAGGTGACACTAGAAGCGGAGCTTGCCAGCAGTCAACGCTTGGTCTCTGATCTGCGTAAACTCGCACACATTAAGGGCGAACAAGCCAGTTTGGATAAGCAAACTGAATTAAAGCAATCGGCAAAGCAAGCCTTACAAACAGAACTGGCTAGCAAACAAAAATTGGCTAATGAGGTCGAACTTGATTGGCACAATGCACAAGCTGCAGTTCTTGCTCAGAAGCTTGAAACGGATCGACCTTGCCCGGTTTGTGGTAGTTGTACGCACCCATCGCCAGCAAGTTTTGTTGGCAATGAAGTCTCGAAGCAACAGGTAGAAAGTGCTCGTCAAATCGAGCGAGCGGCGCTCGACCAATTTAATCAGGCAAGCAGTACTCTCGGACAACACCTTGCGCTATGCGAGCAAAATAGAGCCATGGTCAAGGCAGCAGAAGTTGAATTAGGTGACAAGGCGACGCTTAACATTGCCGAGGTTGAGGAACAGCTCAATCAGCGTCAGCTTCGTTTGCAGCATCTTTCAACCATCGATGTAATCAAAATGGAGCAGATGGTTACTGAGCTTAACCAGCGTTGCTCTGATGGTGAAACGAAAATCAATCAGCTTAAAGAAGAAATTTCTGCCAATGATACGGCTCTGAAGCTGAGCATCGAACAACTTGAAAAGCTCACGATTGCGATCAATGGAGAGTTCAATACGGTTGAGGAAGTTGAAGTAAAACGTGCGCAAATGCAGCAGATAATGTTGCAGCTTAAGCAGGCATTAGAAGGCGCACAGAGTCAGGTTCAGCAAGCGGCGATTAGGCAGTCGAACCTAGAATCACAAACGATGACTCACAATGAGTTGCTCAGCCAAGCGGTGAAGCAACGCGAGCTTAATGAGCAGGCATGGCACAGCGCGCTGCAAGCGACCTCTTTTGCGTCCGAACAACAATTCTTGGCATCTCGTTCCACACCGTCTGAATTAGAGATGTGGCAAAACGAGATAACTCAATATAACCGTACAAGTGTTCAGCTAGAGCAGACCATCAGCGATCTAGAACAAGCTCTTGTCGATATGCAGCAGCCGAATCTAGAGCAAGAGCAACAGTCTGTAGAGCAACAACAAACCGAATATCTGCAAACAAGAACAGCGTTGGACGTTACTCAGTCGACACTACATCGCTTAGAAAAAGTTGCTCAAGATATTGCTCAACTGCATGAGAAAAATCGCAAGTTAGAAGCAGAGTATAAAGTTTATGGCACCCTTTACGATGTAGCGAGCGGAAAAACTGGCAGTCGCGTCAGCCTGCATCGCTTTGTGCTTGGCGTGTTACTTGATGATGTATTGATCCAAGCTTCACAGCGACTGAGTATTATGAGCCGCGGTAGATATCAACTGGTGCGTAAGACCGAAGGATTTAAGGGCGCTGCTGGGCGAGGCTTAGATCTCTCGGTCGAGGATGGCTATACCGGAAAAGTTCGCGATGTCGCGACATTGTCAGGTGGCGAGTCCTTCATGGCGGCGTTGGCGTTGGCATTAGGTTTATCTGATGTCGTTCAGTCATACAGCGGCGGTATTCGTCTTGATACACTCTTTATCGATGAGGGCTTTGGTAGCTTAGATCCCGAGTCGTTGGATCTGGCAATGCAAATCTTGGTTGACCTACAACAAAGTGGTCGCACAATTGGGGTTATTTCGCATATTTCTGAGCTTAAAGAACAAATGCCACTTAGATTGGATGTGGAATCATCTAGAGTAGGAAGTTCGATACGCCTAGTTGGTACCCACTGA
- a CDS encoding hybrid sensor histidine kinase/response regulator — MDVVKKIYQYAEPNLSLVGWMGCIGFPAYYFVWTVIYPQPYENGLLRVFCALLLLGLALRHSFPTIIKRFLPYYYLTTITICLPFFFSFMMFMNGWSTVWAMSFMSSIFLHILLVHETRVMIVQATTAVALASLCAYGFNHGLLDSGIPVVWPYIPIFLFTYIFGNLFYFRNQVEHEAKVSIAKSFGAGIAHEMRNPLSALQTSLDVLSSLLPSSKANNRDVVELPRQDLMRMKEVLASADEVIHNGNEAIDLLLTSIDENRVSQSTFKLHSAGEVVRESLETYSYRGANTSKYITLNVGQDFEYFGSDTLLKYALYNLLKNALYYRNDDGFKISITVNADEKANYLYFEDNGIGIEPEKIDYIFEDFYTSGKASSYGLGLPFCQRVMHSFGGSIECESELGQWTQFTLKFPHKHSQTITSIKQEILRTKSILYIGSDLIVQRKLNEFAFYMGTELSDVTLEQAYQKEEYEFEYDLILIDLDTCTESEYLKLESKLHFTEAKLVVLYDKNSHYHTKFSRFLSIYPIEKLQVLKNTTDVFSELMFGRCEADRTQIPRKTISVGKRILIADDNASMRQLTTILLNKQGYQVSHASDGTEVLDVLGSQSIDLILMDIEMPKLNGFDATEAIRHSSEDYFDIPIVGHTGDNCQETLQKIKQVGMNDYLIKPVDKEHLLDKISLYL; from the coding sequence ATGGATGTAGTTAAGAAAATTTACCAATATGCAGAACCCAACCTTTCCCTAGTAGGTTGGATGGGATGTATTGGTTTTCCTGCCTACTATTTCGTGTGGACGGTGATTTACCCTCAGCCTTATGAAAATGGGTTGCTGAGAGTGTTTTGTGCGTTACTGCTGCTCGGGTTGGCATTAAGACACTCCTTTCCGACTATAATTAAGCGCTTTTTACCCTATTACTACTTAACGACAATCACTATTTGTCTGCCGTTCTTCTTCTCGTTCATGATGTTTATGAATGGCTGGTCGACCGTTTGGGCGATGTCCTTTATGAGCTCGATCTTTCTACATATTCTTCTTGTACACGAGACGAGAGTTATGATCGTTCAGGCAACGACGGCCGTTGCTTTAGCTTCGTTGTGCGCGTACGGCTTTAACCATGGGCTACTAGACAGTGGTATTCCCGTAGTTTGGCCATATATCCCCATTTTCCTGTTCACCTATATTTTTGGTAATCTTTTTTACTTCCGAAATCAGGTTGAGCACGAGGCAAAAGTATCCATTGCTAAGTCATTTGGTGCGGGCATTGCCCATGAAATGCGTAACCCATTGAGCGCTCTGCAAACGTCATTGGACGTATTAAGCTCTTTGCTTCCTTCGTCAAAGGCTAACAATCGTGACGTTGTTGAACTGCCACGTCAGGATCTAATGAGAATGAAAGAGGTTCTGGCCAGTGCTGATGAGGTAATTCATAACGGTAATGAAGCGATTGATTTACTGTTGACATCTATTGATGAAAACCGTGTCTCTCAATCTACGTTCAAATTGCACTCCGCTGGGGAAGTGGTTAGAGAGTCTCTAGAGACTTATTCCTATCGCGGCGCGAATACAAGTAAATACATTACTCTCAATGTGGGTCAAGATTTTGAGTATTTTGGTAGTGATACCTTATTGAAGTACGCATTGTACAACTTGCTAAAAAACGCGTTGTACTACCGAAATGATGATGGATTTAAGATTTCGATTACGGTGAATGCAGACGAAAAGGCAAACTACCTCTATTTTGAAGATAATGGTATCGGGATCGAACCGGAGAAAATTGACTATATCTTCGAAGATTTCTATACATCAGGTAAAGCGTCTAGCTACGGGCTAGGGCTGCCATTTTGCCAGCGGGTCATGCACTCATTTGGCGGTTCGATTGAATGCGAATCTGAATTAGGTCAGTGGACGCAATTTACCCTCAAATTCCCGCACAAACATTCTCAAACCATTACGTCGATCAAGCAAGAGATCCTGCGTACTAAATCGATATTATATATCGGCTCTGATCTCATAGTGCAGCGTAAACTGAATGAGTTTGCTTTCTATATGGGGACCGAGCTGTCGGACGTGACACTTGAGCAAGCGTATCAAAAAGAGGAGTACGAATTTGAGTACGACTTAATTTTGATCGATCTAGATACCTGCACTGAGTCTGAGTATCTAAAACTAGAGTCAAAATTGCATTTTACGGAAGCAAAATTGGTCGTTCTCTATGACAAGAACAGCCACTACCACACCAAATTCAGTCGCTTCTTATCCATCTATCCGATCGAGAAGTTACAAGTATTGAAGAATACGACGGACGTATTTTCTGAACTCATGTTTGGCCGTTGTGAGGCCGATCGAACGCAAATACCTCGCAAGACCATAAGCGTTGGAAAACGAATATTGATCGCCGACGACAATGCTTCAATGCGTCAACTGACGACTATTTTACTCAATAAACAGGGTTATCAAGTTTCTCATGCGAGTGACGGGACAGAAGTCCTTGATGTTTTAGGCTCTCAGTCGATCGATCTGATACTGATGGATATTGAGATGCCCAAACTAAATGGTTTTGATGCGACAGAGGCGATAAGGCATTCGTCTGAAGATTATTTCGATATACCGATTGTTGGACATACGGGTGACAACTGCCAAGAAACTTTACAGAAAATAAAGCAGGTGGGAATGAACGACTATTTAATTAAGCCCGTCGACAAAGAGCACCTGCTTGATAAAATATCCTTATATTTGTAA
- the cqsA gene encoding alpha-hydroxyketone-type quorum-sensing autoinducer synthase — protein MNMLSDHSCLPNFVKQRIDFYVTDLINKKDNGRNLVLGMKPESTDIILQSNDYLSLSNHPKIIDAHVRSLTSRKDTAFMSNVFLHGDGLDKNVEQELADYTGFQSCTIAPSGWIANIGLLQTICDSSTNVYIDFFAHMSMWEGARIAGANIHPFMHNNVRHLRRTIKRNGPGIVLIDSIYSTVGTIAPLIEIIEAAKELGCAIVVDESHSLGTHGEQGAGLVHSLGLTHKVDFLTASLAKTFAYRAGAVWCNNETGQVVPYVSFPSIFSSAMMACELDRISATLTVIKESDHARANLAHNAQQVVSGLKSIGFEIRSESQIIALETAEKTNTRKVRDFFEERGVFGSVFCTPATPDNKNILRLSLNSSLTKKDIDKILSVADDAFSHPDLYFI, from the coding sequence ATGAATATGTTAAGTGACCACTCGTGCTTGCCTAATTTCGTCAAGCAACGAATCGATTTTTATGTTACCGATCTAATAAATAAAAAAGACAATGGTCGAAATTTAGTTTTAGGTATGAAGCCAGAAAGCACAGATATTATTTTACAAAGTAACGATTATCTATCTCTTTCAAACCACCCAAAGATTATCGATGCCCATGTCAGATCTCTGACTTCTCGAAAAGACACGGCATTTATGTCCAATGTATTCCTTCACGGTGATGGCTTGGATAAAAATGTCGAGCAAGAATTGGCGGACTACACGGGTTTTCAATCCTGTACCATCGCACCATCGGGCTGGATTGCGAATATTGGTTTATTGCAAACCATTTGCGACTCAAGCACCAATGTTTACATCGATTTCTTCGCCCATATGTCAATGTGGGAAGGGGCCAGAATTGCAGGAGCCAATATTCACCCATTCATGCACAATAATGTTCGTCATCTCAGACGCACAATTAAGCGAAATGGCCCTGGTATTGTCCTTATCGACTCTATATACAGTACCGTCGGCACCATTGCTCCGCTGATTGAAATCATTGAGGCCGCTAAGGAGCTGGGTTGTGCGATTGTCGTTGACGAGTCACACTCATTGGGTACCCATGGAGAACAAGGCGCAGGGCTAGTACATTCGCTAGGGCTCACGCATAAAGTGGATTTTTTGACCGCAAGCTTAGCTAAAACGTTTGCCTATCGCGCAGGGGCCGTTTGGTGCAATAACGAAACCGGGCAAGTCGTGCCTTATGTGTCGTTTCCATCAATATTTAGCTCCGCAATGATGGCATGTGAACTGGATAGGATCAGTGCGACATTGACAGTCATAAAAGAGAGTGACCATGCGCGAGCAAACTTAGCCCATAACGCACAACAAGTCGTTTCTGGATTAAAATCGATTGGTTTTGAAATTAGAAGTGAGTCTCAAATAATTGCATTAGAAACTGCAGAAAAAACAAATACACGAAAGGTAAGAGACTTTTTTGAAGAACGAGGAGTATTTGGATCGGTATTCTGCACACCAGCGACACCCGACAATAAGAATATATTACGCTTATCTTTAAATAGCTCATTAACTAAGAAAGATATTGATAAAATATTGTCCGTTGCAGATGACGCATTTAGCCACCCAGACCTATACTTCATTTAA
- a CDS encoding TDT family transporter, protein MNWRRFTQFQSVPPSQAALALGFIGLGHAWALYIPEVGELIRPYLAGIGAILLFPVLVKYLTSYNTFINDIRHPLSGSLMAPMSMALLILCDYLAVISPIIAYPIWFAALLLHFTMMILFFTFQLMNFKMSNIVPSWFLYPVGMISSSLAGTQFGHTVFSETLVSVCIAIYFFMLPLVLYRLVFEGMLPKRAKPTLAIMAAPINLTLATYLVNFPEPDPILTGALAGIAITMTMLIYLCYIRLMRLKFQPSIAAVTFPSVISAVAMHRLTTFFEQYHPHWHWLHKFGLFELSVATGLVAWVAVGYVKMYWPEVTRKAY, encoded by the coding sequence TTGAACTGGAGACGCTTCACTCAATTTCAGAGTGTTCCCCCCTCACAAGCAGCACTAGCTTTAGGCTTTATTGGACTGGGCCACGCTTGGGCGCTTTACATACCTGAAGTTGGGGAATTGATTCGTCCCTATCTGGCGGGAATCGGGGCGATTCTGCTCTTTCCTGTTTTGGTGAAGTACTTAACTAGCTACAACACCTTCATCAATGATATTCGCCATCCGTTAAGTGGTAGCCTGATGGCCCCAATGAGTATGGCTTTGCTGATTCTATGTGATTATTTAGCGGTCATTTCCCCCATCATCGCCTACCCTATCTGGTTTGCAGCTCTGCTGTTGCACTTCACGATGATGATACTGTTCTTCACCTTCCAGTTGATGAACTTTAAGATGTCCAACATTGTACCAAGTTGGTTCCTGTACCCTGTTGGTATGATTAGCAGTTCATTGGCGGGAACACAGTTTGGTCACACTGTTTTTTCGGAAACTCTGGTAAGCGTCTGCATAGCGATCTATTTCTTTATGCTGCCGTTAGTTCTCTATCGTCTTGTTTTTGAAGGAATGTTACCAAAGCGAGCTAAGCCAACACTGGCGATTATGGCCGCACCAATCAATCTCACCTTAGCGACTTATCTGGTGAATTTCCCTGAACCGGACCCTATTTTGACTGGAGCTCTAGCCGGGATTGCCATCACCATGACGATGCTAATCTACCTGTGCTATATCCGTTTAATGCGACTCAAGTTTCAACCTTCCATCGCAGCAGTCACTTTCCCTTCAGTGATAAGTGCTGTAGCCATGCATCGCTTAACCACGTTCTTCGAGCAGTATCACCCGCATTGGCATTGGTTACATAAGTTTGGTCTGTTTGAACTCTCTGTCGCAACCGGACTAGTAGCATGGGTAGCTGTAGGTTACGTAAAAATGTACTGGCCAGAAGTCACTCGTAAAGCTTATTAA
- the clcA gene encoding H(+)/Cl(-) exchange transporter ClcA, whose protein sequence is MTKREKIKQSLLAAVPKDAINQFLSKDKTPVSVLLLSLLVGVLAGIVGTYFEIAVHFVSETRTDWLKNEIGGVVPLWLAAFIISAALAFIGYFLVHKFAPEAAGSGIPEIEGAMDGIRPVRWWRVIPVKFFGGMGALGSGMVLGREGPTVQMGGAIGRMVTDIFKVKDDDTRHSLLASGAAGGLAAAFNAPLAGIMFVVEEMRPQFRYSLISIRAVIISAVSANIVFRYINGQNAVITMPQYQAPELETLWLFLLLGGLFGAFGVLFNHLVTLSQDLFVRLHKNDRKRYLITGALIGGCFGIMLLYLPEVTGGGIGLIPTITNGGYSATILLLLFVARIVTTMICFGSGAPGGIFAPMLALGTLFGYAFGLIAQSLFPELNITPGMFAIAGMGALFAATVRAPITGILLVIEMTNNYYLILPLIITSLGAVIFAQLFGGQPIYSQLLHRTLKNEKLRQKDLPSDPH, encoded by the coding sequence ATGACCAAAAGAGAGAAAATTAAGCAATCCTTACTTGCAGCAGTTCCCAAGGATGCCATCAATCAATTTCTCTCTAAGGATAAAACCCCCGTCTCTGTCTTGCTACTGTCCCTACTAGTTGGTGTTCTAGCAGGTATTGTGGGGACCTACTTTGAAATCGCTGTTCATTTTGTTTCCGAAACACGTACCGACTGGTTAAAAAATGAAATCGGCGGGGTGGTTCCTCTTTGGTTAGCCGCATTTATCATTAGTGCCGCGCTCGCCTTTATCGGTTATTTCCTTGTACATAAATTCGCTCCTGAGGCAGCAGGCTCAGGGATCCCAGAAATCGAAGGGGCAATGGATGGAATCAGACCGGTAAGATGGTGGCGAGTCATACCGGTGAAGTTTTTCGGCGGTATGGGCGCACTCGGCTCAGGTATGGTACTAGGTCGTGAAGGCCCAACGGTACAAATGGGTGGCGCAATCGGTCGTATGGTCACTGACATTTTTAAAGTCAAAGATGACGATACACGCCACTCATTGCTAGCTTCAGGAGCGGCAGGAGGCTTGGCTGCGGCTTTCAACGCACCGTTAGCGGGTATTATGTTTGTGGTAGAAGAGATGCGTCCACAGTTTCGCTACTCTTTGATTTCAATCCGAGCTGTGATTATTTCTGCCGTATCAGCCAACATCGTATTTCGTTACATCAACGGGCAAAATGCTGTCATCACCATGCCCCAATATCAAGCACCGGAGCTTGAAACACTGTGGCTATTCTTGCTACTTGGTGGATTATTTGGTGCGTTTGGTGTGCTGTTCAACCACTTGGTCACCCTGTCTCAAGACCTATTTGTACGTCTGCATAAGAATGACCGTAAGCGCTACCTGATCACAGGAGCTCTAATCGGCGGATGTTTTGGCATCATGCTACTCTACTTGCCAGAAGTGACAGGCGGCGGTATTGGTTTAATCCCAACCATCACCAATGGTGGCTACAGCGCAACCATCCTGTTGCTGCTGTTCGTTGCCCGTATCGTCACTACGATGATCTGCTTCGGCTCTGGTGCTCCCGGTGGTATTTTTGCCCCTATGCTCGCGCTTGGCACCCTATTTGGGTATGCATTTGGCTTGATTGCGCAAAGTCTGTTTCCAGAGCTAAACATCACTCCAGGAATGTTCGCTATTGCAGGGATGGGGGCGTTATTCGCAGCAACAGTTCGTGCCCCTATTACCGGTATTTTATTGGTCATCGAAATGACCAATAACTATTACCTCATTCTGCCTTTAATCATCACAAGTTTGGGCGCGGTAATCTTCGCTCAATTGTTTGGCGGCCAACCTATCTATAGCCAGTTGCTTCATCGAACTCTTAAAAATGAGAAGTTACGACAGAAAGATCTACCAAGTGACCCTCACTGA
- a CDS encoding CobW family GTP-binding protein — MGIPTNIITGFLGTGKTTAILNLLKTKPDNENWAVLVNEFGEIGIDGAMMTEQGALIKEVPGGCMCCAAGVPMSVAVTALLRTNPDRLIVEPTGLGHAHKVLATLTSSQFVDYIDLKATIGLVDPRNLRIEKYTNNQNFNDQLAISDIIIGNKVDQCHVADIDAFNDWVTNQTPPKIFSQLVKQGNFPSELLSIPRRDASPSSEVAAHHHEHAEQEPQFVLEPSQTHVRKENSGQGYFSCGWIFGAEVVFQFDELFSVLSDITAERVKGVLNTTNGCFAFNVSNGVVAVNELSLQGFESRLEVIDSQLLPWDQLENVLLNISNLTEE; from the coding sequence ATGGGTATCCCAACTAATATCATCACCGGCTTCCTTGGCACTGGTAAAACAACTGCAATTCTCAACTTACTAAAAACAAAACCAGACAACGAAAATTGGGCTGTGTTGGTGAATGAGTTCGGAGAAATCGGTATTGATGGCGCAATGATGACAGAACAAGGTGCTTTGATTAAAGAAGTACCCGGTGGCTGTATGTGCTGCGCTGCAGGTGTGCCAATGTCAGTCGCTGTTACAGCCCTATTGCGAACAAATCCAGATCGTTTAATTGTCGAGCCAACAGGGCTTGGTCACGCGCATAAAGTCCTCGCGACGCTAACCTCTAGTCAGTTTGTCGACTACATTGATTTAAAAGCGACCATTGGTTTGGTTGATCCAAGAAATCTCAGGATTGAAAAGTATACCAACAACCAGAACTTCAATGACCAACTCGCCATTTCCGACATCATCATCGGTAATAAGGTAGATCAATGTCATGTCGCTGATATTGATGCCTTCAACGATTGGGTCACAAATCAAACTCCACCAAAGATTTTTAGCCAGTTAGTCAAGCAAGGTAACTTTCCAAGCGAGCTTCTTAGCATTCCACGCCGTGACGCTTCACCATCATCCGAGGTCGCAGCACATCACCATGAGCACGCAGAGCAAGAGCCTCAATTTGTATTAGAACCAAGTCAAACTCATGTTCGTAAAGAGAACAGCGGCCAAGGCTATTTTAGCTGTGGCTGGATCTTCGGTGCTGAAGTCGTATTCCAGTTTGACGAGTTATTCTCGGTATTGTCAGATATTACTGCAGAGCGGGTTAAAGGCGTGCTAAATACAACCAATGGCTGCTTTGCCTTTAACGTCAGTAACGGCGTTGTAGCTGTAAATGAGCTGTCGCTGCAAGGGTTTGAAAGCCGACTCGAGGTTATTGATAGCCAATTATTACCATGGGACCAGTTAGAAAACGTTTTATTGAATATTTCCAACTTAACTGAAGAGTAA
- the ylqF gene encoding ribosome biogenesis GTPase YlqF: protein MSIQWFPGHMHKAQKEIAEAIPQIDVIIEVLDARIPFSSENPMIAELKGDKPVVKVLNKRDLADPELTQLWIDHFEKEHNVKAIAITTSQQQEVNRIMELVRKLAPHREEIGKNIRTMIMGIPNVGKSTIINALAGRTIAVTGNQPAVTRRQQRINLQNGIVLSDTPGILWPKVENPHSGFRLAATGAVKDTAMEYDEVAFYTVEYLAKAYPERLKERYLLEELPESDIEIMEEIGRKRGALSAGGRINLHKTSEILLHELRNGTLGQVTLELPEMITQELIQVEIEATRKAEEKAKKKEERRKRYLKNKR, encoded by the coding sequence ATGTCTATCCAATGGTTCCCGGGGCACATGCACAAAGCCCAAAAAGAGATTGCGGAAGCGATCCCTCAGATTGATGTCATTATTGAGGTACTTGACGCTCGTATCCCTTTTAGTAGCGAAAACCCAATGATTGCTGAGTTAAAGGGCGATAAACCAGTTGTTAAAGTTCTTAATAAACGTGACCTCGCGGATCCGGAACTCACTCAACTTTGGATTGACCATTTTGAGAAAGAGCACAATGTTAAAGCCATTGCGATCACGACATCTCAGCAACAAGAAGTAAATCGAATCATGGAGCTGGTGCGCAAGCTTGCCCCTCATCGCGAAGAGATCGGCAAAAACATTCGCACCATGATCATGGGTATTCCGAACGTAGGAAAATCAACCATCATCAATGCACTGGCTGGCCGTACAATTGCAGTAACGGGCAACCAACCAGCCGTGACCCGTCGCCAGCAGCGTATTAATCTACAAAACGGAATTGTTCTCTCTGATACTCCAGGGATTTTGTGGCCGAAGGTAGAAAACCCTCACAGTGGTTTCCGCCTTGCTGCAACTGGTGCTGTTAAAGATACCGCAATGGAATACGATGAAGTGGCCTTCTACACAGTAGAGTACTTAGCCAAGGCTTACCCGGAGCGTTTAAAAGAGCGTTACTTACTTGAAGAACTGCCTGAGTCTGACATTGAGATCATGGAAGAAATCGGTCGTAAGCGCGGTGCACTGAGTGCCGGTGGCCGTATCAACTTGCATAAGACGTCTGAAATCCTCCTCCATGAACTTCGTAACGGTACGCTTGGTCAAGTCACTCTAGAGCTCCCTGAAATGATCACACAAGAATTGATCCAAGTTGAAATAGAAGCAACGCGTAAAGCAGAAGAAAAAGCGAAGAAGAAAGAAGAACGCCGTAAACGCTACCTTAAAAACAAACGCTAA